A stretch of Stegostoma tigrinum isolate sSteTig4 chromosome 23, sSteTig4.hap1, whole genome shotgun sequence DNA encodes these proteins:
- the snu13b gene encoding SNU13 homolog, small nuclear ribonucleoprotein b (U4/U6.U5) codes for MTEQDVNPKAYPLADAQLTKTILDLVQQAGNYKQLRKGANEATKTLNRGIAEFIVMAADAEPLEIILHLPLLCEDKNVPYVFVRSKQALGRACGVCRPVIASSVTIKEGSQLKPQIQSVQQAVERLLV; via the exons ATG ACTGAGCAAGACGTTAACCCTAAAGCCTATCCTCTTGCGGATGCCCAGCTAACAAAGACAATTCTAGATCTTGTGCAGCAAGCAGGGAACTACAAACAACTTCGAAAGGGAGCTAATGAAG CCACCAAGACCTTGAACAGAGGAATTGCCGAGTTCATCGTGatggctgcagatgctgaaccGTTGGAGATTATCCTTCATTTACCTCTTCTCTGCGAAGATAAAAATGTACCTTACGTTTTTGTAAGGTCTAAACAGGCTTTGGGCCGTGCGTGTGGTGTATGTCGACCAGTCATTGCATCCTCTGTCACCATAAAGGAAGGCTCTCAGCTGAAACCACAGATTCAGTCTGTTCAACAGGCGGTTGAACGCTTACTAGTTTGA